One genomic region from Nocardia vinacea encodes:
- a CDS encoding amidase, translated as MPRESGLSRGPAAAIAASVRDGSLTPTETVDTALDLIAAENRKTNAFTVVRYAKARAEALALEQRSDLDLLPLAGVPIAIKHNIAVEGESILAGSTATDTRPATADHPVVRRLRDAGAVVVGLTAVPELGLWGTTESEGRIGRNPWNSARSSGGSSGGSAAAVAAGLVPVAHGNDGLGSVRIPAACCGVFGIKPGRHTVPAEVGVDSWSGMVENGVLATTVGDAALMLSVLAARPDLAELEPPGRLRIGLAVAPPSRMFRVDRHWTAAARTAASAAAAAGHLVESVTLPYGESLVSVGLRWLACAAREAANLIRPERLQRRTRRHIALGRLVQRLRLVRPAQVDRVEAQLLDFFERYHVVITPTLAAPPPRARAWHTLGWLANVVISARYSPFTPLWNLVGWPAASIPMGMHPRSKTPVAAQLTAPPGSESILLRLAAQLESIHPWKRTVNEGVNDQPAIAG; from the coding sequence ATGCCACGCGAATCCGGCCTGTCACGAGGTCCGGCGGCGGCAATCGCGGCGAGTGTGCGTGACGGCTCGCTGACGCCGACCGAAACCGTCGATACCGCCCTGGATCTGATCGCCGCCGAGAACCGAAAGACGAATGCGTTCACGGTCGTTCGCTACGCTAAGGCACGGGCCGAGGCACTCGCGCTGGAACAGCGTTCCGATCTGGATCTGCTGCCGCTGGCGGGTGTGCCCATCGCGATAAAACACAACATCGCGGTCGAGGGTGAATCGATCCTCGCCGGTTCCACCGCGACCGATACCCGCCCGGCTACCGCCGACCATCCGGTGGTGCGCAGGCTGCGGGACGCGGGCGCGGTAGTGGTCGGGCTGACCGCGGTCCCCGAACTGGGCCTGTGGGGCACGACCGAGAGCGAGGGCCGCATCGGTCGGAACCCGTGGAATTCCGCCCGCAGCTCCGGTGGCTCGTCCGGCGGTTCGGCCGCGGCCGTGGCGGCCGGGTTGGTGCCGGTGGCGCACGGCAACGACGGGCTCGGTTCGGTGCGCATTCCCGCGGCCTGCTGCGGGGTATTCGGGATCAAGCCGGGGCGGCATACCGTACCCGCCGAGGTAGGCGTCGATTCCTGGTCCGGAATGGTCGAAAACGGTGTGCTCGCGACGACAGTCGGCGATGCCGCGCTCATGCTGTCCGTGCTGGCCGCGCGCCCGGACCTAGCCGAGTTGGAGCCGCCGGGCCGACTACGCATCGGGCTGGCCGTGGCGCCACCGTCCCGGATGTTCCGGGTCGATCGGCACTGGACCGCGGCGGCCCGCACCGCTGCTTCGGCCGCAGCTGCGGCCGGGCACCTGGTGGAATCGGTGACACTGCCCTACGGCGAATCGCTCGTTTCGGTCGGCCTGCGCTGGTTGGCATGCGCCGCGCGTGAGGCCGCGAATCTAATCCGCCCCGAACGTCTGCAGCGGCGCACCCGCCGCCACATCGCACTCGGTCGGCTCGTCCAGCGGCTGCGGCTGGTGCGCCCGGCCCAGGTGGACCGGGTCGAGGCGCAACTCCTGGACTTCTTCGAGCGCTACCACGTGGTGATCACCCCGACGCTCGCCGCGCCGCCACCGCGGGCCAGGGCTTGGCACACCCTGGGGTGGCTCGCGAATGTCGTTATCAGCGCTCGGTATTCACCGTTCACACCGCTGTGGAATCTGGTCGGCTGGCCCGCCGCGTCGATCCCGATGGGAATGCACCCGAGATCCAAAACGCCGGTCGCCGCCCAACTCACGGCACCGCCCGGCAGTGAATCGATCCTGCTGCGCCTCGCGGCTCAACTCGAGTCGATCCACCCCTGGAAGCGAACGGTGAACGAAGGGGTGAACGATCAGCCCGCGATTGCGGGCTGA